In Streptosporangiales bacterium, a genomic segment contains:
- a CDS encoding cyclase family protein yields MAHQFTVARSPWGPDDEIGALNHITPESRASIMARVDGSRVFDLSCDYFVGMPTWSALGDPAYQIYKTHDPAGDVVSNPIGLDDEANRLTSYTGDAIAMYTHSGTHIDALNHFGCHGEIYNGFHAHEHFGNRTWNKCGVDTIPPVIARGVMFDIPAVKGVDQLSASYGIGPADLAAAAERQGVTIEAGDVTIVRTGRFQEWPNAEAFLADEPGLNLDGAKWLAERGAMIVCSDNVAVEQLPTEDETTWCPVHMYLFNEKGIPIIEVVNCEELAAAQVYEFAFLGLPLKLRGASASPIRCIAMPLRS; encoded by the coding sequence GTGGCACACCAGTTCACCGTAGCCAGGAGCCCGTGGGGTCCCGACGACGAGATCGGGGCACTCAACCACATCACCCCGGAGTCGCGGGCGAGCATCATGGCCCGCGTCGACGGGTCCCGGGTGTTCGACCTGTCGTGCGACTACTTCGTCGGCATGCCGACGTGGAGCGCCCTGGGCGACCCGGCGTACCAGATCTACAAGACCCACGACCCGGCCGGCGACGTGGTCTCCAACCCGATCGGGCTGGACGACGAGGCGAACCGGCTGACCAGCTACACCGGCGACGCCATCGCCATGTACACCCACAGCGGTACGCACATCGACGCGCTGAACCACTTCGGCTGCCACGGCGAGATCTACAACGGGTTCCACGCGCACGAGCACTTCGGCAACCGCACCTGGAACAAGTGCGGCGTCGACACCATCCCTCCGGTGATCGCGCGCGGCGTCATGTTCGACATCCCGGCCGTCAAGGGCGTCGACCAGCTGTCTGCCTCGTACGGCATCGGCCCCGCGGACCTGGCGGCCGCGGCCGAGCGGCAGGGCGTGACGATCGAAGCCGGCGACGTCACCATCGTCCGCACCGGCCGGTTCCAGGAGTGGCCGAACGCCGAGGCGTTCCTCGCCGACGAGCCCGGCCTCAACCTCGACGGCGCGAAGTGGCTCGCCGAGCGGGGCGCGATGATCGTCTGCTCGGACAACGTGGCGGTGGAGCAGCTGCCCACCGAGGACGAGACCACCTGGTGCCCGGTGCACATGTACCTCTTCAACGAGAAGGGCATCCCGATCATCGAGGTGGTGAACTGCGAGGAGCTGGCGGCCGCGCAGGTCTACGAGTTCGCCTTCCTCGGGCTGCCACTGAAGCTGCGCGGTGCCTCGGCCTCGCCGATCCGCTGCATCGCCATGCCGCTGAGGAGCTGA
- a CDS encoding hydantoinase/carbamoylase family amidase, with amino-acid sequence MRGAGGRAGLRVRLPRAATEAARCLGLADPLHRHAAEELRSVLEPNAERLRATLEAFSSADVGGTPRGGVSRPAASDADKAVRDRFAGMAGDLGLAVRVDDAGNMYARREGSRPDAEPVLVGSHLDTVVPGGRFDGILGVGLALETVALLNDADTRTARPVEVVNWTGEEGARFPPAMLGSGVVTGAWDVEYAHSRTDAAGARLGDELSRIGYLGERGNRLGSFFASLEAHIEQGTQLEEADADVGVVSFIEPVRWCTTRVTGRGGHAGGPGPDGRAEAMVAAARMVAAARDASLDSGDFKTTVGTMRVEPGSNNVIPHEVTFNLDIRSQDDDTLGQRLARVTERFDEIARQEGVEVAVEQAWALSGPPFDASVQQLLARVAGERGVRWAPVRGHIGHDSLHLASMGPAAMLFTRTQGGLSHCEGEFAPWESVLTTATVYANAALALADAETLT; translated from the coding sequence CTGCGAGGAGCTGGCGGCCGCGCAGGTCTACGAGTTCGCCTTCCTCGGGCTGCCACTGAAGCTGCGCGGTGCCTCGGCCTCGCCGATCCGCTGCATCGCCATGCCGCTGAGGAGCTGAGGTCCGTGCTCGAACCCAACGCGGAACGCCTCCGCGCGACGCTCGAGGCGTTCTCGTCCGCGGACGTCGGGGGCACCCCGCGCGGCGGCGTGTCCAGGCCCGCGGCGTCCGACGCGGACAAGGCTGTGCGCGACCGGTTCGCCGGCATGGCCGGGGATCTCGGGCTCGCCGTACGCGTCGACGACGCCGGCAACATGTACGCACGCCGCGAGGGGAGCCGGCCGGACGCCGAGCCGGTGCTCGTCGGGTCGCACCTGGACACCGTCGTGCCCGGTGGCCGGTTCGACGGGATCCTCGGCGTCGGCCTTGCGCTCGAGACGGTGGCACTGCTGAACGACGCCGACACCCGCACCGCGCGGCCGGTCGAGGTGGTGAACTGGACCGGCGAGGAGGGTGCACGGTTCCCGCCCGCGATGCTCGGCTCCGGGGTGGTGACAGGCGCCTGGGACGTCGAGTACGCCCACTCGCGTACGGACGCCGCGGGAGCGAGGCTCGGGGACGAGCTCTCCCGTATCGGCTACCTGGGCGAGCGCGGCAACCGCCTTGGGTCGTTCTTCGCCTCGCTCGAGGCGCACATCGAGCAGGGCACGCAGCTCGAGGAGGCCGACGCCGACGTCGGCGTCGTGTCGTTCATCGAGCCGGTCAGGTGGTGCACCACCCGGGTGACCGGCCGGGGCGGGCACGCCGGCGGGCCCGGCCCTGACGGTCGGGCGGAGGCCATGGTGGCCGCGGCCCGGATGGTCGCTGCCGCGCGGGACGCGTCGCTGGACAGCGGTGACTTCAAGACGACCGTGGGGACGATGCGGGTCGAGCCAGGGTCGAACAACGTCATCCCGCACGAGGTCACGTTCAACCTCGACATCCGCAGCCAGGACGACGACACGCTCGGGCAGCGGCTGGCGCGCGTGACCGAACGGTTCGACGAGATCGCGCGCCAGGAGGGGGTGGAGGTGGCGGTCGAGCAGGCCTGGGCCCTGTCCGGTCCACCGTTCGACGCCTCCGTCCAACAGCTGCTTGCCCGGGTGGCGGGCGAGCGCGGCGTCCGCTGGGCACCGGTGCGTGGGCACATCGGCCACGACAGCCTGCACCTGGCGTCGATGGGACCCGCGGCGATGCTCTTCACCCGGACCCAGGGTGGGCTGTCGCACTGCGAGGGGGAGTTCGCCCCGTGGGAGTCGGTGCTCACCACCGCCACGGTCTACGCCAACGCCGCGCTTGCCCTTGCCGACGCCGAGACCCTCACCTGA
- a CDS encoding serine hydrolase, with the protein MTGRQPAYVASAPELLPLAESTALDWERLGVHGHLLARNVDTGEQLGFDVETPVPLASVAKVPLALAVLERIATGALDAARQITVDPAGSSLGPTGIAAFRYPVTVAVGDLLHQMLSVSDNAAADVLLDLVGVDGMQQSLRSWGCQGIRFRHPMQRMYECAAGAAGNDFGLAMELAIQSDSTGQHAIETLDPDRGNVAGADGLVDLLQRVWLDQVAVPEATAELRRLMSLQVFTHRLAADLRTDTVRVSGKTGTFLHLRHEIGVVEAETGDRVAVAALTRSTRRAKVAHDIDLAIGAAARTAFEALRR; encoded by the coding sequence ATGACCGGGCGCCAGCCCGCGTACGTCGCCAGTGCGCCCGAGCTGCTGCCGCTCGCCGAGTCGACCGCGCTGGACTGGGAGCGGCTCGGCGTGCACGGCCACCTGCTCGCGCGCAACGTCGACACCGGCGAGCAGCTGGGGTTCGACGTCGAGACGCCGGTGCCGTTGGCGTCCGTCGCGAAGGTGCCGCTGGCGCTCGCTGTGCTCGAACGCATCGCGACGGGCGCGCTCGACGCGGCGCGGCAGATCACCGTCGACCCGGCAGGGAGCAGCCTCGGGCCGACCGGCATCGCGGCGTTCCGCTACCCGGTGACCGTCGCGGTCGGCGACCTGCTGCACCAGATGCTGTCGGTGAGCGACAACGCGGCCGCGGACGTACTGCTCGACCTGGTCGGTGTCGACGGCATGCAGCAGAGCCTGCGCAGCTGGGGCTGCCAGGGGATCAGGTTCAGGCACCCGATGCAGCGGATGTACGAGTGCGCCGCGGGGGCGGCAGGCAACGACTTCGGGCTGGCGATGGAGCTCGCCATCCAGTCCGACAGCACCGGGCAGCACGCGATCGAGACGCTCGACCCGGACCGCGGCAACGTCGCCGGCGCGGACGGGCTCGTCGACCTGCTGCAGCGGGTGTGGCTCGACCAGGTCGCCGTCCCTGAGGCGACGGCCGAGCTGCGGCGGCTGATGTCGCTGCAGGTCTTCACCCACCGCCTCGCCGCCGACCTGCGTACCGACACGGTACGGGTGAGCGGCAAGACGGGGACGTTCCTGCACCTGCGGCACGAGATCGGCGTCGTGGAGGCGGAGACGGGCGACCGGGTGGCCGTCGCCGCGCTGACCCGGTCGACCCGCAGGGCGAAGGTCGCCCACGACATCGACCTGGCGATCGGCGCCGCGGCACGTACCGCGTTCGAGGCCCTGCGCCGCTGA
- the bla gene encoding class A beta-lactamase — protein MPSPPPVSRRSLLKAGLAVSTVGVLVPSCAAAMAEPDVPRRLRAIERRYETRLGVYARNVDTGETVRYRSGERFAMCSAFKGLLAAHVLRDYDRHGEYLERVIHYSKDDLLDWSVVTENHVDTGMAVRDLCLAAVSHSDNAATNLLLRETDGPHGLTKFCRTIGDGHTRLDRREPDMSSAKPGDPRDTTTPAAIGRSYARLVLGDVLRPAHRDQLTSWLKVNTTSEPRFHAGLPDDWVIGDKTGTGGYGTVNDVGIVWTPKGTTLVLAVMSTKEINGATADDRVVADTARLLARVLAPGE, from the coding sequence ATGCCATCACCCCCACCGGTGTCCCGTCGATCGCTGCTGAAGGCCGGGCTCGCCGTCTCGACCGTCGGCGTACTCGTGCCGTCCTGTGCCGCGGCGATGGCGGAGCCGGACGTGCCCAGGCGGCTACGGGCGATCGAGCGACGGTACGAGACGCGGCTCGGCGTCTACGCGCGCAACGTCGACACCGGCGAGACCGTCAGGTACCGCAGCGGCGAGCGGTTCGCCATGTGCTCGGCGTTCAAGGGCCTATTGGCCGCGCACGTGCTGCGCGACTACGACCGCCACGGCGAGTACCTGGAGCGGGTCATCCACTACTCGAAGGACGACCTGCTCGACTGGTCCGTGGTCACCGAGAACCACGTCGACACCGGGATGGCCGTACGCGACCTCTGCCTGGCCGCGGTCAGCCACAGCGACAACGCGGCCACCAACCTGCTGCTGCGCGAGACCGACGGACCGCACGGGCTCACCAAGTTCTGCCGGACGATCGGCGACGGGCACACCCGGTTGGACCGGCGCGAGCCGGACATGAGCTCTGCAAAGCCAGGCGACCCGCGCGACACGACCACACCGGCGGCGATCGGGCGTTCCTACGCGCGGCTCGTCCTCGGCGACGTACTGCGGCCCGCCCACCGCGACCAGCTGACGTCCTGGCTGAAGGTGAACACCACGAGCGAGCCGCGGTTCCACGCCGGCCTGCCGGACGACTGGGTGATCGGCGACAAGACCGGCACCGGCGGCTACGGCACCGTCAACGACGTCGGCATCGTCTGGACGCCGAAGGGCACGACGCTCGTCCTCGCCGTGATGTCCACGAAGGAGATCAACGGCGCCACCGCGGACGACCGCGTGGTCGCGGACACCGCCCGCCTGCTCGCCCGCGTCCTCGCCCCCGGCGAGTAG
- a CDS encoding DUF2188 domain-containing protein produces MAPARSEFEVVPTGTEWQIKRDGQEFVAVQTKQVAVDEAVFQASRNAPSHVVVRRLDGGIEDEANFGDAPQNAAPAGQQQQPAAVRPLQVVNRQ; encoded by the coding sequence ATGGCACCAGCACGTAGCGAGTTCGAGGTGGTCCCGACGGGGACCGAATGGCAGATCAAACGTGACGGCCAGGAATTCGTCGCGGTCCAGACCAAGCAGGTCGCGGTCGACGAGGCGGTCTTCCAGGCCAGCCGCAATGCGCCGAGCCACGTCGTCGTACGGCGTCTCGACGGCGGTATCGAGGACGAAGCCAACTTCGGCGACGCTCCCCAGAACGCCGCTCCCGCTGGCCAGCAGCAGCAGCCGGCGGCGGTCCGCCCACTCCAGGTCGTGAACCGGCAGTAA
- a CDS encoding EamA family transporter: MTNSRWTHRSCSAGRVAIGRVRPRVLGALALLWVCWGSSLPAMRVLVATLPPLLVTGGIFFGAGVLLLAGRPAAVRELSGRRVLTASGIGGCLLGAQGLVAVAEQHVYAGTAALTVAAVPLWVAVLRAGLGDRPTRAGVVRVLVGFAGVAVVAFGGAGSFGWSPWTLLVLAAAVGWAAGTVWAARATDLPAPYTTTVVQLLAGGLALLAAGVVAGETGELDSAAVAPASWVAAGYLLLVDSLAGFWLYSWLLRAAPVGLVSTYAYAVPVVAYTVGVLVLDEPFEPVLLAGAAAVVVSVGAETRAAGRVGG; encoded by the coding sequence ATGACGAACAGTCGTTGGACTCATCGGTCCTGCTCGGCTGGGCGAGTGGCGATCGGGCGGGTGCGGCCACGGGTGCTCGGTGCGCTCGCGCTGCTCTGGGTGTGCTGGGGTTCGTCGCTGCCGGCCATGCGGGTGCTGGTGGCGACGCTGCCGCCGTTGCTTGTGACCGGCGGCATCTTCTTCGGCGCGGGCGTGCTGCTGCTGGCCGGGCGGCCGGCCGCGGTCCGTGAGCTGAGCGGCAGGCGGGTACTGACCGCGTCCGGCATCGGTGGGTGCCTACTGGGCGCGCAGGGGTTGGTCGCGGTGGCGGAGCAGCACGTGTACGCGGGTACGGCGGCGCTGACGGTCGCGGCGGTGCCGCTGTGGGTGGCGGTGCTACGTGCCGGGCTCGGTGACCGGCCGACCCGCGCCGGTGTGGTCCGGGTGCTGGTCGGCTTCGCCGGTGTCGCGGTCGTGGCGTTCGGGGGCGCCGGGTCGTTCGGCTGGTCGCCGTGGACGTTGCTGGTGCTCGCGGCGGCGGTCGGCTGGGCCGCGGGTACGGTCTGGGCCGCCCGGGCGACCGACCTGCCCGCGCCGTACACGACGACCGTGGTGCAGCTGCTCGCCGGTGGCCTCGCGTTGCTCGCCGCGGGTGTCGTCGCGGGCGAGACGGGGGAACTGGACAGTGCCGCGGTCGCGCCGGCGTCCTGGGTCGCGGCGGGTTACCTGCTGCTCGTCGACTCGCTGGCCGGGTTCTGGCTGTACAGCTGGCTGCTACGTGCTGCGCCGGTGGGCCTGGTCAGCACCTACGCGTACGCCGTACCCGTCGTCGCGTACACGGTCGGCGTGCTGGTGTTGGACGAGCCGTTCGAACCGGTGCTGCTCGCAGGCGCCGCGGCCGTGGTGGTCAGCGTTGGTGCGGAGACCCGCGCCGCCGGCCGAGTGGGTGGCTGA
- a CDS encoding LysR family transcriptional regulator, with amino-acid sequence MGVTVNQLEVLLAVAERGSFTAAAVALGITQSAASRAVATLERHLGVPLLTRGIGGARLTARGRQVAEHARAALDQVRAIEALSRPEPAQRLRIGAGASASSHLVPAAVTRLAEDWPASDVLTVQGDDDELAGWLADATIDLAVTSTPIDSGDHYARTEITDDFLAALPGRHPLAQLAPVPLADLLAAGVADPGGTCGPNLAAGFAAHGLSWQPAHLVRDVETVLAMVRAGITAGILPALSVAATPAGVALLPLDPPLHRTLHVHHAPADELAGRLAAFLAHTEPASSRFAAARTQRRVSS; translated from the coding sequence ATAGGCGTGACGGTCAACCAGCTCGAGGTGCTGCTCGCGGTCGCAGAACGCGGCAGCTTCACCGCCGCCGCAGTGGCGCTCGGCATCACCCAGTCGGCGGCCAGTCGCGCCGTCGCGACGCTGGAACGGCACCTCGGCGTCCCGCTGTTGACGCGCGGCATCGGCGGCGCACGGCTGACCGCCCGCGGCCGCCAGGTCGCCGAGCACGCCCGCGCCGCACTCGACCAGGTACGGGCGATCGAGGCCCTCTCCCGGCCGGAGCCGGCGCAGCGGCTACGCATCGGCGCCGGCGCCAGCGCCAGCTCCCACCTGGTGCCGGCTGCCGTGACCAGGCTCGCCGAAGACTGGCCGGCCAGCGACGTGCTGACCGTCCAGGGCGACGACGACGAGCTCGCCGGATGGCTCGCGGACGCAACGATCGACCTGGCCGTCACCAGCACACCGATCGACAGCGGCGACCACTACGCGCGCACCGAGATCACCGACGACTTCCTCGCCGCCCTGCCCGGCAGGCACCCGCTCGCCCAGCTGGCCCCGGTGCCGCTCGCCGACCTGCTCGCCGCGGGCGTCGCCGACCCAGGCGGCACCTGCGGACCGAACCTCGCGGCCGGGTTCGCCGCGCACGGCCTGAGCTGGCAGCCGGCGCACCTGGTGCGCGACGTCGAGACCGTCCTCGCGATGGTGCGGGCCGGCATCACCGCAGGGATCCTGCCCGCGCTGTCCGTCGCCGCAACGCCGGCCGGCGTCGCGCTGTTGCCGCTCGACCCGCCGCTGCACCGCACACTCCACGTCCACCACGCCCCTGCCGACGAGCTCGCCGGTCGACTCGCCGCGTTCCTCGCGCACACGGAACCCGCGTCCTCGCGCTTCGCGGCTGCGAGGACGCAGCGCAGGGTCAGCTCGTGA